In Aliarcobacter faecis, a genomic segment contains:
- a CDS encoding DNA polymerase Y family protein, whose product MFIHIDLDCYFVSAHRILDKTLLNIAVAVGGRNGNDIFSTERLNRKVSINRASFSSKIISSNIKNDKDYFIDENGRIRGIITTASYEARAFGVKTAMSVNEALRICPHLKMIAPNYELYDNLSNKLKELLEFEIPLIEQFSIDEFFGDLSGFVEEDEALEFAKVLKEKIFEKLGLPASIGVAPTKYLSKLMTNFAKPNGVKLLKKDNIEDFTKDILIENFTGIGKSLCEKLRGYNIKTLGDIRKNQKLLYSFGKIGMDTYNRVCGIRDNKLTINKERKSLGIGRSFDTISNREEIKRRVIILSRYLSFIVKKERQNPLSYQIQIRYDSNILLKAQENTNKIFNEFDFKSSMLRLFKEADKHKNHGIIQLYITVFNFTKKNEHTFNLFEYEDDLKKDVLGQKMQNLREKFGVDIVKSAYELRK is encoded by the coding sequence ATGTTTATCCATATAGATTTAGATTGCTACTTTGTATCAGCTCATAGAATACTTGATAAAACTCTTTTAAATATTGCAGTTGCTGTTGGAGGAAGAAATGGAAATGATATTTTTTCAACTGAGAGATTAAACCGAAAAGTTTCAATAAATAGAGCTAGTTTTTCAAGTAAAATAATTAGTTCAAATATAAAAAATGATAAAGATTATTTTATTGATGAAAATGGAAGAATTAGAGGAATAATAACTACAGCATCTTATGAAGCAAGAGCTTTTGGTGTAAAAACTGCTATGAGTGTAAATGAAGCTTTAAGAATTTGTCCACATCTAAAAATGATAGCTCCAAATTATGAGTTATATGATAATTTATCAAATAAATTAAAAGAGTTATTAGAGTTTGAAATACCTCTAATTGAACAATTTTCAATAGATGAATTTTTTGGAGATTTAAGTGGTTTTGTAGAAGAAGATGAAGCTTTAGAGTTTGCGAAAGTTTTAAAAGAGAAAATTTTTGAGAAATTAGGATTACCAGCTTCAATTGGAGTTGCTCCGACTAAATATTTATCAAAGTTAATGACAAATTTTGCTAAGCCAAATGGTGTAAAACTTTTAAAAAAAGATAATATTGAAGATTTTACAAAAGATATTTTAATAGAAAATTTTACAGGGATTGGAAAATCTTTATGTGAAAAATTAAGAGGTTATAATATTAAAACTTTAGGAGATATTAGAAAGAATCAAAAGCTTCTTTACTCTTTTGGAAAAATAGGAATGGATACTTATAATCGAGTTTGTGGAATTAGAGATAATAAATTAACTATAAATAAAGAGAGAAAATCTTTAGGAATAGGGCGAAGTTTTGATACTATTTCCAATAGAGAAGAGATTAAAAGAAGAGTTATTATTTTAAGTAGATATTTGAGTTTTATAGTAAAAAAGGAGAGACAAAATCCACTTTCATATCAAATTCAAATAAGATATGATTCAAATATTTTGTTAAAAGCTCAAGAAAATACAAATAAGATTTTTAATGAATTTGATTTTAAATCTTCAATGCTTAGATTATTTAAAGAGGCTGATAAACATAAAAATCATGGAATAATACAGCTTTATATAACAGTTTTTAATTTTACAAAGAAAAATGAACATACTTTTAATCTTTTTGAATATGAAGATGATTTAAAAAAAGATGTTTTAGGACAAAAGATGCAAAATCTTAGAGAAAAATTTGGTGTAGATATTGTAAAAAGTGCTTATGAACTTAGAAAGTAA
- the fdhD gene encoding formate dehydrogenase accessory sulfurtransferase FdhD, with protein sequence MTALLRTEALASAFLKKENNNTKKVIVEKFFEDSFESFEDFVIKDEKIDFYLNGEKLISVMSIKEHQDAHIIGFLLSEAVISSFEDIKSLKISEDGLSVFVKADISNIAYENLFKQKTLTSGCCVGVTGNAEKAFDCSFISTQYSLKSTQILKQMSEFNKSSKLFDDTGCVHKARIVLEDGTYFETEDIGRHNAIDKVIGLVTLSKKDLKKSVLYVTGRLSNEMVVKCVMHKIPIVVSKAAVTFEGIKAASEHGVTLIGFAREHRMNVYTHSGRVLID encoded by the coding sequence ATGACTGCTCTTTTAAGAACTGAGGCCTTAGCCTCAGCCTTTTTGAAAAAAGAGAATAACAATACAAAAAAAGTTATTGTTGAGAAATTTTTTGAAGATAGTTTTGAGAGTTTTGAAGATTTTGTTATAAAAGATGAGAAGATAGATTTTTATTTAAATGGTGAAAAGCTAATTTCAGTAATGAGTATAAAAGAGCATCAAGATGCTCATATTATAGGATTTTTATTAAGTGAAGCAGTAATTTCTAGCTTTGAAGATATTAAATCATTAAAAATTAGTGAAGATGGTTTGAGTGTTTTTGTTAAAGCAGATATTTCAAATATCGCTTATGAAAACTTATTTAAACAAAAAACATTGACTTCAGGTTGTTGTGTAGGAGTTACTGGAAATGCTGAAAAAGCTTTTGATTGTTCTTTTATATCAACACAATATAGTCTAAAATCTACTCAAATTTTAAAGCAAATGAGTGAATTTAATAAATCTTCAAAGCTCTTTGATGATACAGGATGTGTGCACAAAGCAAGAATTGTTTTAGAAGATGGAACTTATTTTGAAACAGAAGATATAGGACGACATAATGCTATTGATAAGGTTATTGGTCTTGTAACTTTAAGTAAAAAAGATTTAAAAAAGAGTGTTTTATATGTAACTGGAAGATTATCAAATGAGATGGTTGTAAAGTGTGTTATGCACAAAATTCCAATAGTTGTATCAAAAGCAGCTGTTACTTTTGAAGGTATAAAAGCAGCTTCTGAGCATGGAGTTACACTTATAGGATTTGCAAGAGAGCATAGAATGAATGTCTATACTCATAGTGGAAGAGTTTTGATTGATTAG
- a CDS encoding cysteine desulfurase, which yields MNFLQYNPIKLDLNQNLSLDSLVSNLEFEALCKDFLNHFGFKKLKTFSFSKEGFLTLLLSLRDKRIAICRGESEALIQAAKLYEDLGFNLTYLNLKKDGSIDLNELKNDDFDYIFISSYIMDTFLKIDLNEVKNISNAKIISNASADFSPLSDIIYFDNYKLSGYSLSSILFFNDDSFTQEFIGFTDSLAIYSCFKSYKNIEKDINIKDIFLNKLKEKFKENIYFFVDNSKTLNNSFHIALKSIKARDLIRTLAFENIFLSNGEGCSLGVSKPSRVILEMGYDEPQSRNALSFSFNENFSEEKIDFIVDTIYKKYLQIRSFEE from the coding sequence TTGAATTTTTTACAATATAATCCAATAAAACTGGATTTAAATCAAAATCTAAGTTTGGATAGTTTAGTTTCAAATTTAGAATTTGAAGCTCTTTGTAAAGATTTTTTAAACCATTTTGGCTTTAAAAAATTAAAAACTTTCTCTTTTTCAAAAGAGGGATTTTTAACTCTACTTCTATCTTTAAGAGATAAAAGAATTGCTATTTGCAGAGGTGAAAGTGAAGCTTTAATTCAAGCAGCTAAATTATATGAAGATTTAGGATTTAATCTTACATATCTAAATTTAAAAAAAGATGGAAGTATAGATTTAAATGAGCTTAAAAATGATGACTTTGACTATATTTTTATCTCTTCATATATTATGGATACATTTTTAAAAATAGATTTAAATGAAGTAAAAAATATTTCAAATGCAAAAATTATTTCAAATGCGAGTGCAGATTTTAGCCCTTTGAGTGATATTATATATTTTGATAATTATAAATTAAGTGGTTATTCTTTGAGTTCAATTCTATTTTTTAATGATGATAGTTTTACTCAAGAGTTTATAGGTTTCACAGATAGCTTGGCAATTTATTCTTGTTTTAAGTCATATAAAAATATAGAAAAAGATATTAATATAAAAGATATTTTTCTAAATAAACTAAAAGAGAAATTTAAAGAGAATATCTATTTTTTTGTAGATAATAGTAAAACTTTAAATAACTCTTTTCATATAGCTTTAAAAAGTATAAAAGCAAGAGATTTAATAAGAACTTTAGCTTTTGAAAATATTTTTTTATCAAATGGGGAAGGGTGTAGTTTAGGAGTTTCAAAACCTTCAAGAGTTATTTTGGAGATGGGATATGATGAACCTCAAAGTAGAAATGCTCTAAGTTTTAGTTTTAATGAAAATTTTAGTGAAGAAAAAATAGATTTTATAGTAGATACAATATATAAAAAATATCTACAAATAAGAAGTTTTGAGGAGTGA
- a CDS encoding molybdopterin-dependent oxidoreductase: MGANSFGRRTFLKMASLATAFTATSAFANTNKVLRDATEEEVRNPFPGSKLVKTICTHCSVGCGVIAEVHNGVWVRQEVAQDHPISRGGHCCKGADMIDKIRSTNRLQYPTQKIAGKWNRVSWDDAMTKISNKLLELREKFGPDSVMFLGSAKTSNEQGYYIRKFVSMFGTNNIDHQARIUHSPTVAGVANTFGYGAMTNHLGDMHKSKAIIIIGSNPADNHPIAMQHILKAREQNNAKIIVVDPRFTKTAAKSDLYCRIRTGTDIAFLYGMIRLIRENRWYDEKFLANRVYGVEEIFKECEEYTPEHVENITGLPKESLIQAATLLASADPACLIWNQGWTQHTIGSSNTRLGSIMQLILGNLGKPGGGCNILRGHDNVQGGTDVGCLADTLPGYYGLAEGSWKYFAKQWKVDYEWLKGRFKSKELMEARGNTLSLFADGVLKEENAKYNGGSPIKALVCIGNGISTVTDVKRIKDALDKLDLVVFIDPYVNDAAVITTRTDNLFLLPAASQVETSGTVVNTGRSVQWRSKVVEPLYEARTDHEILFDFAKRMGFYNELVAGMGKGDNFQWPEDATNEIAKALKTIGMTGVTAERIKKQQENWHLFNNTTLQGTGEFSKEYYGLPWPCWTTSHPGSPVLYNIDLPVSQGGMGFRANFGLEKDGVSLLAAEGSYPKDSKIKGGYAEITAANIESLAGITLSEEEKKLVEGKNWKNDDSGLLVKYAIEAGLVPYGNARAMTIVPSFTDPIPKHREPLHSFRPDLIERYPATKDKTNHWRVDVPYESRQNEQVWVNDFPINIVSGRVVEHMGTGTETRASHYLAELSGEMYGELHPNTAAKLGIKHGQMMWVYGTKGGKIKIKCKVSLRVGEDSVFLPQNFSGVWSGENLAYRYPDSTAPYALGENSTQVTSYGFDQQTACPETKCSLVRIEKA; encoded by the coding sequence ATGGGAGCAAATAGCTTTGGTAGAAGAACATTTTTAAAAATGGCTTCACTAGCGACTGCTTTTACAGCTACATCTGCTTTTGCAAATACAAATAAAGTTTTAAGAGATGCAACAGAGGAAGAGGTTAGAAATCCATTCCCTGGTTCAAAGCTTGTAAAAACTATTTGTACACATTGCTCAGTAGGTTGTGGTGTAATTGCTGAAGTTCATAATGGAGTTTGGGTAAGACAAGAAGTAGCTCAAGATCACCCAATTAGTAGAGGAGGACACTGTTGTAAAGGTGCTGATATGATTGATAAAATCAGATCAACAAATAGATTACAGTATCCAACACAAAAAATTGCTGGAAAATGGAATAGAGTATCATGGGATGATGCTATGACAAAAATCTCTAATAAACTTTTAGAGTTAAGAGAGAAATTTGGACCAGATTCAGTAATGTTTTTAGGTTCAGCAAAAACAAGTAATGAGCAAGGATATTATATTAGAAAATTTGTTTCAATGTTTGGAACAAATAATATAGATCACCAAGCTAGAATTTGACATAGTCCAACAGTTGCCGGTGTGGCAAATACATTTGGATATGGAGCTATGACAAATCACTTAGGAGATATGCATAAATCTAAAGCCATTATAATTATTGGTTCAAATCCTGCGGATAATCATCCAATTGCAATGCAACATATTTTAAAAGCTAGAGAGCAAAATAATGCAAAAATTATTGTAGTTGATCCTAGATTTACAAAAACTGCTGCTAAATCAGACCTATATTGTAGAATAAGAACAGGAACTGATATTGCATTCTTATACGGAATGATTAGATTAATCAGAGAAAATAGATGGTATGATGAGAAATTTTTAGCAAATAGAGTTTATGGTGTTGAAGAGATATTTAAAGAGTGCGAAGAGTACACACCTGAACATGTTGAAAATATAACGGGATTACCAAAAGAGAGTTTAATTCAAGCTGCAACACTTCTAGCAAGTGCAGATCCTGCATGTTTGATTTGGAATCAAGGATGGACTCAACATACAATTGGTTCTTCAAATACAAGACTTGGTTCAATTATGCAATTAATTTTAGGAAATCTTGGAAAACCAGGTGGTGGATGTAATATTTTAAGAGGACACGATAATGTTCAAGGTGGAACAGATGTTGGATGTTTAGCTGATACATTACCAGGATATTATGGTTTAGCTGAAGGTTCTTGGAAATATTTTGCAAAACAGTGGAAAGTTGATTATGAGTGGTTAAAAGGAAGATTCAAATCAAAAGAGCTTATGGAAGCTAGAGGAAATACACTTTCACTTTTTGCTGATGGAGTTTTAAAAGAAGAGAATGCAAAATATAATGGTGGAAGTCCAATTAAAGCACTTGTTTGTATAGGAAATGGTATTTCTACAGTAACAGATGTAAAAAGAATAAAAGATGCACTAGATAAACTAGATTTAGTTGTATTTATAGATCCTTATGTAAATGATGCTGCTGTTATTACAACAAGAACAGATAATCTATTCTTGTTACCTGCTGCTTCACAAGTAGAGACTTCAGGAACTGTTGTAAATACAGGAAGAAGTGTTCAATGGAGAAGTAAAGTAGTTGAACCTTTATATGAAGCAAGAACAGACCATGAGATTTTATTTGATTTTGCAAAAAGAATGGGATTTTATAATGAACTTGTTGCAGGTATGGGTAAAGGAGATAATTTCCAATGGCCAGAAGATGCGACAAATGAGATTGCTAAAGCTTTAAAAACTATTGGAATGACAGGTGTTACAGCTGAAAGAATTAAAAAACAGCAAGAGAACTGGCATCTATTTAATAATACTACACTTCAAGGAACAGGAGAATTTAGTAAAGAGTATTATGGATTACCATGGCCATGTTGGACAACTTCACACCCAGGAAGCCCTGTTTTATATAATATAGATTTACCAGTAAGCCAAGGTGGTATGGGATTTAGAGCAAATTTTGGACTTGAAAAAGATGGAGTAAGTTTACTTGCAGCTGAAGGAAGTTATCCAAAAGATTCAAAAATTAAAGGTGGATATGCTGAGATAACAGCAGCAAATATTGAAAGTTTAGCTGGAATTACTCTAAGTGAAGAAGAGAAAAAATTAGTTGAAGGTAAAAATTGGAAAAATGATGATAGTGGGCTTTTAGTAAAATATGCTATTGAAGCAGGACTTGTACCTTATGGAAATGCAAGAGCTATGACTATTGTTCCATCATTTACAGACCCAATTCCAAAACACAGAGAACCATTACACTCATTTAGACCAGATTTAATTGAGAGATATCCAGCGACTAAAGATAAAACAAATCACTGGAGAGTTGATGTTCCTTATGAGTCAAGACAAAATGAACAAGTTTGGGTAAATGATTTCCCTATAAATATTGTTTCTGGAAGAGTTGTTGAACATATGGGAACAGGAACAGAGACAAGAGCATCTCATTATCTAGCAGAGTTAAGTGGAGAAATGTATGGGGAGTTACACCCAAATACAGCTGCTAAACTTGGAATTAAACACGGGCAGATGATGTGGGTTTATGGAACAAAAGGTGGAAAAATAAAGATTAAATGTAAAGTTAGTCTAAGAGTAGGTGAAGATTCAGTATTCTTACCTCAAAACTTCTCTGGAGTTTGGAGTGGAGAAAACTTAGCATATAGGTATCCAGATAGTACAGCACCGTATGCACTAGGAGAAAACTCAACACAAGTTACAAGTTATGGATTTGACCAACAAACAGCTTGTCCAGAGACAAAATGTTCTTTAGTTAGAATTGAAAAAGCGTAA
- the fdh3B gene encoding formate dehydrogenase FDH3 subunit beta has protein sequence MSNNNVDFSSMKFYCDENLCIHCNGCVVACKEAHEVPVGVNRRKVITVNEGMVGKEFSISMACMHCDDAPCQQVCPTDCFYIRTDGIVLHDKDKCIGCGYCLFACPFGAPQFPQDGAFGTKGKMDKCTMCAGGPQETNTPTEYKKYGQNRISEGKVPMCASMCSTKALLVGDANEIAKIKTYRAVSKGKGLATPSYGW, from the coding sequence ATGAGTAATAATAATGTAGATTTTTCAAGTATGAAATTTTATTGTGATGAAAACCTTTGTATTCACTGTAATGGTTGTGTTGTTGCTTGTAAAGAGGCACATGAAGTTCCTGTTGGTGTAAATAGAAGAAAAGTTATAACTGTAAATGAAGGTATGGTTGGAAAAGAGTTCTCTATTTCTATGGCTTGTATGCATTGTGATGATGCTCCTTGTCAGCAGGTTTGTCCAACAGATTGTTTTTATATAAGAACAGATGGAATTGTTTTACACGATAAAGATAAGTGTATTGGTTGTGGATATTGTCTATTTGCTTGTCCTTTTGGAGCTCCACAGTTTCCTCAAGATGGTGCATTTGGTACAAAAGGGAAAATGGATAAATGTACAATGTGTGCAGGAGGTCCACAAGAGACTAATACACCTACTGAGTATAAAAAATATGGACAAAATAGAATTAGTGAAGGAAAAGTTCCTATGTGTGCTTCAATGTGTTCAACAAAAGCTTTACTTGTTGGTGATGCCAATGAAATTGCTAAAATTAAAACATATAGAGCAGTATCAAAAGGAAAAGGATTAGCTACTCCTTCATATGGTTGGTAA
- a CDS encoding cytochrome b/b6 domain-containing protein, translating into MEKSSFMKRNGAYIYTLLGLGLVGFVFVNFMMIMDWGYLFKYTIHVLTGGSIDGIIVPADTHYKEMVNKAFGPEYRAIAPEIIRASNERQLYIWWVFVAEIAIFCYMYAVYGRKEAIITKPNDEVQVFTVVHRAIIWLNVLIIIALIITGFNITWSLRSEGGYIPFILRGTHEVTGLLWFPIWLLMTIIAFKDLKILSRNSLIAKIVLPGKYKPMKRIIYIVFVAMGAGLLFSGFLIWFIHPDAYTNAHYIQFKRALLYVHFGSSVLIMFFLMDFVYSTLVAIKGNLKGLITGKYPREFLEQLAPDVLEDIEKKEKENR; encoded by the coding sequence ATGGAAAAAAGCTCATTTATGAAAAGAAATGGAGCGTATATATATACTCTTTTAGGTCTTGGACTTGTAGGGTTTGTATTTGTAAATTTTATGATGATTATGGATTGGGGATACTTATTTAAGTACACAATTCATGTTTTAACAGGTGGAAGTATTGATGGTATTATAGTTCCAGCAGATACTCACTATAAAGAGATGGTAAATAAAGCATTTGGACCAGAATATAGGGCAATTGCTCCTGAAATTATAAGAGCTAGTAATGAAAGACAACTTTATATTTGGTGGGTTTTTGTTGCTGAAATTGCAATATTTTGTTATATGTATGCAGTTTATGGAAGAAAAGAGGCAATTATTACTAAACCAAATGATGAGGTTCAAGTATTTACAGTTGTACATAGAGCTATAATTTGGTTAAATGTACTTATTATCATAGCTTTAATTATTACAGGTTTTAATATAACTTGGAGTTTAAGAAGTGAGGGTGGATATATTCCTTTTATTTTAAGAGGAACACATGAAGTAACTGGTCTTTTATGGTTTCCAATTTGGTTATTAATGACTATTATTGCATTTAAAGATTTAAAAATTTTATCAAGAAATAGTTTAATAGCTAAAATAGTTCTTCCAGGGAAATATAAACCTATGAAGAGAATTATATACATAGTATTTGTTGCTATGGGAGCTGGATTACTGTTTAGTGGGTTTTTAATTTGGTTTATTCATCCAGATGCTTATACAAATGCCCACTATATTCAGTTTAAAAGAGCTTTATTATATGTTCATTTTGGTTCTAGTGTTTTAATTATGTTCTTTTTAATGGATTTTGTATATTCAACTTTAGTTGCCATAAAAGGTAATTTAAAAGGTTTAATTACAGGAAAATATCCAAGAGAGTTTTTAGAACAACTAGCACCTGATGTATTAGAAGATATAGAAAAAAAAGAGAAGGAAAATAGATGA
- a CDS encoding c-type cytochrome, producing the protein MKKLAFLFVCLSSLSFAVDYNPVRGEMLSLSCANCHGTDGKSTSAIPVIAGLDKNYMYQTLLDYKAGKRVDTYMMQKHTKGFTDEELEQLSYYFSKVK; encoded by the coding sequence ATGAAAAAACTCGCATTTTTATTTGTTTGTTTATCTAGCTTATCTTTTGCAGTAGATTATAATCCTGTAAGAGGTGAGATGTTATCACTATCATGTGCAAATTGTCATGGAACAGATGGAAAATCAACAAGTGCAATTCCAGTTATTGCAGGACTTGATAAAAACTATATGTATCAAACACTGCTTGATTATAAAGCTGGAAAAAGAGTTGATACTTATATGATGCAAAAGCACACAAAAGGTTTCACTGATGAAGAGCTTGAGCAACTATCTTACTACTTTTCAAAAGTTAAATAA
- a CDS encoding molybdopterin molybdotransferase MoeA produces the protein MKKRLNYVDFSEACKSSLELCSSIEKSVEKSEIISSLDSLGRVLYKDIVCIKNLPSFDNSAMDGFACRIEDLGKFLKIKDTIFAGDKKELEELKSGECYKIMTGAKVPKNVDLIAPFEICETLEDSVKIPENIKIGSNIRLKGEEQKKGSTLLKKGEKITSSHIAMLASQGIMAIEVYRKIQIAIISSGNELKEPWEMTNEDEIYNINAFFLKSFLQEHHFSSNYCGVVPDDFSKSVDFIESLKDFDVIITSGGISMGDADFLANAFLECGLKIAYHGVNIKPGRAMMTGIMGKSLVVALPGNPLASIINAYIFLLPLLKKLQGETNIYHDFIECKNKKSFKVKEQRVESILGRVTNGVFEVTRDNKYGSAMISAIYESNALMLSSGAKSEIQESEFIKVLEFNKKFVGEKINFLN, from the coding sequence ATGAAAAAGAGATTAAATTATGTCGATTTTAGCGAAGCTTGTAAAAGTAGCTTAGAACTTTGCAGTAGTATAGAAAAGTCTGTAGAAAAAAGTGAAATAATTTCTAGTTTAGACTCTTTGGGAAGAGTTTTATATAAAGATATTGTTTGTATAAAAAATCTTCCATCTTTTGATAACTCTGCTATGGATGGATTTGCTTGTAGGATAGAAGATCTTGGAAAATTTTTAAAGATAAAAGATACTATTTTTGCAGGAGATAAAAAAGAGTTAGAAGAGCTTAAAAGTGGGGAGTGCTATAAAATAATGACAGGAGCAAAAGTTCCTAAAAATGTTGATTTAATTGCTCCTTTTGAAATTTGTGAAACTTTAGAAGATAGTGTAAAAATACCAGAAAATATCAAAATTGGTTCAAATATTAGATTAAAAGGAGAAGAGCAAAAAAAGGGTAGTACTCTTTTAAAAAAAGGTGAAAAAATCACATCTTCTCATATTGCAATGTTGGCTTCGCAAGGAATTATGGCAATAGAAGTTTATAGAAAAATTCAAATAGCTATTATTTCAAGTGGAAATGAGTTAAAAGAGCCTTGGGAAATGACAAATGAAGATGAGATTTATAATATAAATGCTTTTTTTCTAAAATCATTTTTACAAGAGCACCATTTTAGTTCAAATTATTGTGGAGTTGTACCAGATGATTTTTCTAAAAGTGTTGATTTTATAGAGAGTTTAAAAGATTTTGATGTGATTATTACAAGTGGTGGGATATCTATGGGAGATGCAGATTTTCTTGCAAATGCTTTTTTAGAGTGTGGTTTAAAAATTGCTTATCATGGAGTAAATATAAAACCAGGTCGTGCTATGATGACTGGAATTATGGGAAAAAGTTTGGTTGTGGCACTTCCTGGAAATCCACTAGCCAGCATTATAAATGCCTATATTTTTCTTCTTCCTCTACTAAAAAAACTTCAAGGTGAAACAAATATTTATCACGATTTTATAGAGTGTAAAAACAAAAAAAGTTTTAAAGTAAAAGAGCAAAGAGTTGAATCTATTTTAGGAAGAGTAACAAATGGAGTTTTTGAAGTTACAAGAGATAATAAATATGGTTCAGCAATGATAAGTGCAATATATGAAAGTAATGCTTTAATGCTATCAAGTGGAGCTAAAAGTGAAATACAAGAGAGTGAATTTATAAAAGTTTTAGAGTTTAATAAAAAGTTTGTAGGTGAGAAAATCAATTTTCTAAATTAA
- a CDS encoding NAD(P)/FAD-dependent oxidoreductase, whose amino-acid sequence MLNRRDFGKIVLGATALSFAACSGLSNSLATIPANKQRVVIVGGGFGGAAAARYLRRFDTNVEIVLIEQNKEYYTCPFSNAVIAGMEKIDFIKQDLSTLEKKHNIKVIYAKVKKIDGATNSVILENGSIISYTRAIVSPGIDFKFEKGYTEQNQKLAPHAVKAGEQTIILQKQLENMKDGGTFVMVAPADPFRCPPGPYERVSLVAYYLKTHKPNSKIIILDQKDKFSKQVLFTNGWKELYGDMIEWRAAQFGGKVISVDPAKKVVVTEDEEVVADVLNYIPNQKASQLAFDSGLVEGDWCPIHPKTFESKLVKNVHVIGDASNAAPMPKSAFSASTQGKVVAMQIARILANKEIVNPPKLANTCYSLLSPNYGISIAAVYNAHDDKIESVNGAGGVSPEQDPDGHIRLLEAKYAYAWYESQTKDVYK is encoded by the coding sequence ATGTTAAATAGAAGAGATTTTGGAAAAATAGTTTTAGGAGCAACTGCTCTATCTTTTGCTGCTTGTAGTGGTTTATCAAATAGTTTAGCAACAATTCCAGCTAATAAACAAAGAGTTGTTATTGTTGGTGGTGGTTTTGGTGGAGCAGCTGCTGCACGATATTTAAGAAGATTTGATACAAATGTAGAGATTGTTTTAATCGAACAAAATAAAGAGTATTACACTTGTCCATTCTCAAATGCTGTAATAGCTGGTATGGAAAAAATAGATTTTATAAAACAAGATTTATCAACTTTAGAAAAAAAACATAATATAAAAGTTATATATGCAAAAGTTAAAAAGATTGATGGAGCAACAAACAGTGTAATTTTAGAAAATGGTTCAATTATCAGCTATACAAGAGCTATTGTAAGCCCTGGAATTGATTTTAAATTTGAAAAAGGTTACACAGAACAAAATCAAAAATTAGCACCACATGCAGTAAAAGCTGGAGAGCAAACAATAATTTTACAAAAACAACTTGAAAATATGAAAGATGGTGGAACTTTTGTAATGGTTGCTCCTGCTGATCCATTTAGATGCCCTCCTGGACCATATGAGAGAGTTTCACTTGTAGCTTATTATCTAAAAACACATAAACCAAACTCTAAAATTATCATTTTAGATCAAAAAGATAAATTCTCTAAACAAGTTCTATTTACAAATGGTTGGAAAGAACTTTATGGAGATATGATTGAGTGGAGAGCAGCTCAATTTGGTGGAAAAGTAATTAGTGTTGATCCAGCTAAAAAAGTTGTTGTAACAGAAGATGAAGAAGTTGTTGCAGATGTTTTAAACTATATTCCAAATCAAAAAGCATCTCAATTAGCATTTGATTCTGGATTAGTTGAAGGTGATTGGTGTCCAATTCATCCAAAAACATTTGAATCAAAACTTGTAAAAAATGTACATGTTATTGGAGATGCTTCAAATGCAGCACCAATGCCAAAATCTGCATTTAGTGCAAGTACACAAGGGAAAGTTGTAGCAATGCAAATAGCAAGAATTTTAGCAAATAAAGAGATAGTAAACCCTCCAAAACTTGCAAATACTTGTTATAGTTTATTAAGTCCAAATTATGGAATTTCTATAGCTGCTGTTTACAATGCTCACGATGATAAAATAGAGAGTGTAAATGGAGCTGGAGGAGTAAGTCCTGAACAAGATCCAGATGGACATATAAGACTTCTTGAAGCAAAATATGCTTATGCTTGGTATGAGAGCCAAACAAAAGATGTATATAAATAG